The following are encoded together in the Manduca sexta isolate Smith_Timp_Sample1 chromosome 22, JHU_Msex_v1.0, whole genome shotgun sequence genome:
- the LOC115451384 gene encoding zeta-sarcoglycan — MRMESQLLARNRQPLAARNHIVYTDHKGRKIPYADKITPEPILHNNAERDTKPDSIRNSYNSQFKVGIYGWRKKCLYIFVMALMFMMIINLALTLWVLKVLDFNSEGMGQLRVVPGGLQLLGQALVLDSLFVSSIKSRRGQPISIESSRNFTVSTRDAHGLLQSRLFLGHDRLEVNVGRLEVRDSRGALILGANQDAVTVGADTLTVSSPAGITLHTAAQTSLVKAPPSKPLVLESSTRSLEMHAAQNIALESRAGDISATCLTTFRLKSVAGSIRLDAPSIYMPKLKSALPLPPSAAHSHDPHHQNIYQLCACANGKLFLAPPHGACVAREESLICR, encoded by the exons GATACCGTACGCAGACAAGATCACTCCAGAACCGATTCTTCACAACAATGCGGAGAGAGACACAAAGCCTGACTCGATCAGGAATAGTTATAATAGCCAATTCAAAGTTGGCATTTACGGTTGGAGGAAGAAATgcctttatatttttgtcatggCGCTCATGTTTATGATGATCATTAATCTCGCATTGACGCTGTGGGTTCTGAAAGTGCTCGACTTTAACTCT GAAGGGATGGGACAATTACGCGTAGTGCCAGGAGGTCTGCAACTTCTCGGACAAGCGCTAGTACTGGACTCGCTATTCGTTTCGAGTATTAAGTCGCGACGCGGACAGCCAATCTCGATCGAATCTTCGAGAAATTTTACAGTTTCCACTCGAGACGCGCACGGACTACTGCAGAGCAGattatttttag gtCACGATCGCTTAGAGGTGAATGTCGGACGTCTAGAGGTGAGAGATTCACGAGGAGCATTAATACTCGGGGCTAACCAAGACGCCGTAACAGTTGGAGCTGACACCCTAACAGTGTCAAGTCCAGCTGGCATCACCTTGCATACAGCTGCACAAACATCACTCGTAAAAGCACCTCCATCAAAACCTTTAGT GCTGGAGTCGTCGACACGCTCGTTGGAGATGCACGCGGCACAAAACATCGCGCTAGAGTCGCGGGCTGGCGACATCAGCGCCACCTGCCTAACCACTTTCAGACTCAAATCCGTCGCTGGTTCG ATACGGTTAGACGCGCCGAGTATATACATGCCAAAGTTAAAATCAGCTCTACCGCTGCCCCCCTCTGCGGCGCATTCCCACGATCCTCACCACCAGAACATTTACCAGCTCTGTGCGTGTGCTAACGGCAAGCTATTTCTGGCGCCACCGCATGGCGCTTGCGTCGCCAGAGAGGAGAGCCTAATTTGTCGATGA